One window of the Penaeus monodon isolate SGIC_2016 chromosome 1, NSTDA_Pmon_1, whole genome shotgun sequence genome contains the following:
- the LOC119574434 gene encoding zinc finger protein 808-like — translation MDQNPQEIMHSLFSLDPSMENRGHLYPYNYPYGQYPYPYHYPYSAAHPSVAHSNIPPVSHSIPPPSSHPVNQASQSLSASQANLPAYSTGVHSIRPPMTNMRDQPGDGRLHLLPEIERPSHDTQQTAQDLRSMHSDSRSSVDSRHHAADMRSSSSEHRYLDEVRTLSAQPRNSSSDSRHLSDYSPQPTDLRTQPIDARLYGDMRQVPDQRHINESRALNDQRTQRSESSVTDDHRVHMGRSTDEYKYGGNLGSYSNHPLNTPQHIEEPPLSGDPRPPINDNRPGEENRSLYVPMRTCTNEERLTNHPESQKSSVSHDYYSSRPHVGHSNPSANGEEFTSTPTGQEGVQKPHMGSEYIPDIRQCTNEQKTQLNNPALTSEEVNERNMKYPTISSPNTSLGLLSHALGQHLGEEANKCGNGTKTDDCNNDDKNFYAMKDRDYNGERRNGQEDFDDKESKTPEVDELEDDFDSEASSCEYSSPYIEFSEVAHGIFNNVNNLAGPMKPFQCEDCDATFTTKGNLKVHKRIHTGERPYECEDCGKTFSYCASYQSHKLIHSGHRPFKCDFCERAFFRSEHLERHRRRHTGERPFKCTECDATFAASDGLSRHTRTHTGEKPYNCKECGMTFAYKSTYLRHKVLHSEGSYKCEDCGAAFKDPVRLDKHIKKHDDPNYLPYTDESKAKPHKLVEDGIEVIGCEFCQMKFRHKSDYYLHRRTHTGEKPYICDICGASFIRRAYLDVHMRTHTGERPYKCDACESAFKTRTALKFHRRIHTGERPYKCEHCDFAFAQKSAMKAHVRIHTGDKPFKCGECDAAFRHSSSLTIHKRTHTGERPYSCDVCGASFAQRPHLNLHKRSHSGIKPHTCDECSASFTKKDYLLAHKTKHAGGSAIKIEAIAETAGDQLFKCTDCEMVFTHHSSLTVHMRKHTGERPFVCEDCGASFLYSSNLTTHRRKHTGERPYKCDQCEASFILKSYLTMHLRKHSGERPFKCDECDARFTQKTHLSTHRRIHTGECPYKCEECGEAFRDGANFWRHKKKHLIGEGAATVTRRRGRRGRGRGGSRGTRGARMVPTRRTTRTRRPVLKFEDLYEQYIVNQDGEPIFLKEELQDLTTRDGEDDDDDDRPYIPINPMVEIKLEGEDDEEEKDGDEREENTAETELQEEELMDDTCEKEVSQTEHGDNNAESMSNKTDNEGEDSNEETRKNDVAGDELQG, via the coding sequence ATGGATCAAAATCCACAAGAGATTatgcattctctcttctctcttgatcCAAGCATGGAGAACAGAGGCCACCTATACCCATATAACTATCCATATGGACAGTACCCTTATCCATATCACTACCCTTACTCAGCAGCCCATCCTTCCGTAGCTCACTCAAATATCCCGCCTGTATCTCACAGTattccccctccatcttcccatCCTGTAAACCAGGCTTCTCAGAGCCTGTCAGCATCTCAGGCCAACCTTCCAGCATACAGTACAGGAGTCCATAGCATCCGTCCACCCATGACCAACATGCGGGATCAACCTGGTGATGGCAGGTTACATCTGTTGCCTGAGATAGAAAGGCCATCACATGACACTCAGCAGACAGCACAAGATCTGCGAAGTATGCACAGTGATTCTAGGTCATCTGTAGACTCAAGGCATCATGCTGCTGATATGAGATCATCGTCCAGTGAGCACCGCTATCTAGATGAGGTGAGAACACTCTCTGCCCAGCCCAGAAATTCCAGCAGTGATTCCAGGCACTTGTCAGATTATTCACCACAGCCAACAGATTTGCGAACTCAACCCATTGATGCCAGGTTGTATGGTGATATGAGGCAAGTTCCAGATCAAAGACATATTAATGAGTCTCGGGCATTGAATGACCAGAGAACACAAAGGTCAGAGAGTAGTGTCACAGATGACCATAGGGTGCATATGGGTAGATCTACTGATGAGTACAAGTATGGAGGAAATTTAGGCAGTTATAGTAATCACCCGCTTAACACTCCTCAACACATTGAAGAACCTCCATTGTCAGGTGATCCAAGACCACCAATCAATGACAATAGACCAGGTGAAGAAAACAGGAGTTTATATGTCCCTATGAGAACATGTACAAATGAGGAAAGGTTAACAAATCATCCAGAATCACAAAAGTCTTCTGTTTCCCATGATTATTATAGTAGCAGACCTCATGTTGGTCACAGTAACCCTTCAGCAAATGGGGAAGAATTCACATCCACACCCACAGGTCAAGAAGGTGTGCAGAAGCCACATATGGGGAGTGAATATATACCTGACATTAGACAGTgtacaaatgaacaaaaaacacaGTTGAATAATCCAGCATTAACTTCGGAAGAAGTTAATGAGAGAAATATGAAGTATCCCACAATTAGTAGTCCAAATACTTCACTTGGATTGCTCTCTCATGCTCTTGGCCAACACCTTGGTGAAGAAGCCAATAAATGTGGAAATGGGACAAAAActgatgattgcaataatgatgacaaaaattttTATGCAATGAAGGACAGAGACTACAATGGTGAAAGAAGGAATGGCCAAGAGGATTTTGATGATAAAGAGTCAAAAACACCTGAAGTGGATGAATTAGAGGATGACTTTGATTCTGAAGCTTCATCCTGTGAGTACTCGAGCCCATACATTGAATTCAGTGAAGTAGCACATGGCATattcaataatgttaataatttagCAGGTCCAATGAAACCCTTCCAGTGCGAAGACTGTGATGCAACATTTACCACAAAAGGTAATCTCAAAGTACACAAGCGAATTCATACAGGAGAGAGACCATATGAATGTGAAGACTGTGGCAAAACATTTTCATATTGTGCGTCTTACCAATCACATAAGCTTATTCACAGTGGACATAGGCCATTCAAGTGTGACTTTTGTGAGAGGGCCTTCTTCCGAAGTGAACACTTAGAGCGCCACAGAAGGCGGCACACAGGGGAAAGGCCCTTTAAATGTACAGAATGTGATGCCACATTTGCTGCAAGTGATGGGCTTTCAAGACACACTAGAACTCACACAGGTGAGAAACCCTACAATTGCAAAGAATGTGGAATGACGTTTGCCTACAAGTCCACTTATCTTCGACACAAAGTACTGCACAGTGAGGGGTCATATAAATGCGAAGATTGTGGTGCTGCTTTCAAAGACCCTGTAAGGCTTGACAAGCATATTAAAAAGCATGATGACCCAAATTATTTGCCATACACAGATGAAAGCAAGGCAAAGCCCCATAAACTTGTGGAAGATGGAATAGAAGTAATTGGTTGTGAATTTTGCCAGATGAAATTTAGACACAAATCAGATTATTACCTTCACAGAAGAACACATACAGGGGAGAAAccgtatatatgtgatatttgtgGTGCATCATTTATCCGGAGAGCATACTTGGATGTACATATGAGAACTCACACAGGTGAAAGACCTTATAAATGTGATGCTTGCGAGTCTGCCTTCAAAACTCGTACTGCCTTGAAATTTCACAGACGCATTCACACTGGTGAGAGGCCATACAAATGTGAACATTGTGATTTTGCCTTTGCTCAGAAATCTGCAATGAAGGCACATGTTCGTATACACACAGGCGATAAACCCTTCAAATGTGGTGAATGTGATGCTGCTTTCAGACACAGCAGTAGCCTGACCATTCACAAAAGAACTCATACAGGAGAGAGACCATATTCATGTGATGTTTGTGGAGCCTCTTTTGCCCAACGTCCCCACCTTAATCTGCACAAACGATCTCATTCTGGTATTAAACCACACACTTGTGATGAATGTAGTGCATCCTTCACAAAGAAAGATTATCTTCTAGCTCACAAAACCAAACATGCTGGAGGCAGTGCCATCAAGATTGAAGCTATTGCAGAAACAGCTGGGGATCAGCTGTTCAAATGTACAGATTGTGAAATGGTGTTTACCCACCATTCTAGCTTGACAGTTCATATGAGAAAACACACAGGTGAAAGGCCTTTTGTATGTGAAGATTGTGGAGCATCTTTCTTATATAGTTCAAACTTAACAACTCACCGTCGAAAACACACGGGTGAAAGACCTTACAAGTGTGATCAGTGTGAAGCTTCATTCATATTGAAGAGTTATTTGACTATGCATCTTAGAAAGCATTCAGGTGAGAGACCATTTAAATGTGATGAATGTGATGCTCGCTTCACACAGAAGACTCATTTGTCAACACACAGGCGAATACATACAGGAGAATGCCCATACAAGTGTGAAGAGTGTGGGGAAGCATTTCGTGATGGTGCCAATTTCTGGAGACACAAAAAGAAGCATTTGATTGGAGAAGGTGCCGCTACAGTAACtcgtagaagagggagaagagggagagggagaggaggatctAGAGGGACAAGAGGCGCTAGAATGGTTCCCACAAGACGCACAACACGCACTCGCAGACCTGTCTTGAAATTTGAAGACCTTTATGAGCAATATATTGTAAATCAAGATGGCGAACCAATATTTCTGAAAGAGGAACTGCAAGATCTGACAACCagagatggtgaggatgatgatgatgatgatcgtccCTACATCCCTATCAATCCTATGGTTGAGATTAAATTAGaaggtgaagatgatgaggaagagaaagatggggatgaaagagaagaaaatacagCTGAGACAGAGTTGCAGGAAGAGGAATTGATGGATGATACCTGTGAAAAGGAAGTTTCACAGACAGAGCATGGTGACAATAATGCTGAATCAATGTCTAATAAAACAGATAATGAAGGTGAAGATTCAAATGAAGAAACTAGAAAAAATGATGTAGCAGGAGATGAGTTGCAAGGTTAG